The Populus alba chromosome 4, ASM523922v2, whole genome shotgun sequence genome contains a region encoding:
- the LOC118056023 gene encoding delta(7)-sterol-C5(6)-desaturase 1 isoform X2, which produces MLLQIYVAMKAMPCYTLLPTVSEYMIENGWTKCFSSISEIGWFAYIIYFLIYLVIVEFGIYWMHRELHDIKPLYKYLHATHHIYNKQNTLSPFAGLAFHPIDGILQALPHVIALFLVPTHFRSHVALLFIEAIWTANIHDCIHANLWPVMGAGYHTIHHTTYKHNYGHYTIWMDWMLGTLRDPEDDSCQRAQKVR; this is translated from the exons ATGCTCTTACAAATATATGTTGCTATGAAGGCTATGCCATGTTACACTCTTCTTCCAACAGTTTCTGAGTACATGATTGAAAATGGCTGGACAAAGTGTTTCTCTAGCATATCTGAAATTGGTTGGTTTGCCTACatcatatattttcttatatatcttGTTATTGTGGAGTTTGGGATTTACTGGATGCACAGAGAATTGCATGATATAAAACCTCTATACAAGTATCTTCATGCAACCCATCATATCTACAACAAACAGAACACTCTATCTCCATTTGCTG GTTTGGCATTTCACCCAATTGACGGGATTCTACAAGCTTTACCACATGTTATAGCTCTGTTTCTTGTTCCAACCCATTTTAGATCGCACGTAGCCCTCTTATTCATCGAGGCTATATGGACAGCAAACATCCATGATTGCATCCATGCCAACCTATGGCCCGTGATGGGTGCTGGGTACCACACCATTCACCATACCACATACAAGCACAATTACGGCCATTATACTATATGGATGGATTGGATGCTGGGAACCCTTCGTGACCCAGAGGATGATTCCTGCCAGAGAGCGCAGAAGGTGCGGTGA
- the LOC118056023 gene encoding delta(7)-sterol-C5(6)-desaturase isoform X1 — protein sequence MEGDKYLQEFLVDTSMFNSIVLGHLLPSSWWVTLPHFLQTWLRNYIAGTLLYFISGFLWCFYIYYLKRNVYVPKDTIPSNRAMLLQIYVAMKAMPCYTLLPTVSEYMIENGWTKCFSSISEIGWFAYIIYFLIYLVIVEFGIYWMHRELHDIKPLYKYLHATHHIYNKQNTLSPFAGLAFHPIDGILQALPHVIALFLVPTHFRSHVALLFIEAIWTANIHDCIHANLWPVMGAGYHTIHHTTYKHNYGHYTIWMDWMLGTLRDPEDDSCQRAQKVR from the exons ATGGAGGGAGACAAGTACTTGCAGGAATTCTTGGTCGATACATCAATGTTCAACAGCATTGTTTTGGGTCATTTGTTACCGTCCAGTTGGTGGGTCACTCTGCCTCATTTCTTGCAGACTTGGCTTCGTAACTACATTGCTGGAACTCTCCTTTACTTCATCTCTGGTTTCCTCTGGTGCTTCTATATTTATTACTTGAAACGCAACGTTTATGTCCCTAAAG ATACCATACCTTCAAACAGAGCCATGCTCTTACAAATATATGTTGCTATGAAGGCTATGCCATGTTACACTCTTCTTCCAACAGTTTCTGAGTACATGATTGAAAATGGCTGGACAAAGTGTTTCTCTAGCATATCTGAAATTGGTTGGTTTGCCTACatcatatattttcttatatatcttGTTATTGTGGAGTTTGGGATTTACTGGATGCACAGAGAATTGCATGATATAAAACCTCTATACAAGTATCTTCATGCAACCCATCATATCTACAACAAACAGAACACTCTATCTCCATTTGCTG GTTTGGCATTTCACCCAATTGACGGGATTCTACAAGCTTTACCACATGTTATAGCTCTGTTTCTTGTTCCAACCCATTTTAGATCGCACGTAGCCCTCTTATTCATCGAGGCTATATGGACAGCAAACATCCATGATTGCATCCATGCCAACCTATGGCCCGTGATGGGTGCTGGGTACCACACCATTCACCATACCACATACAAGCACAATTACGGCCATTATACTATATGGATGGATTGGATGCTGGGAACCCTTCGTGACCCAGAGGATGATTCCTGCCAGAGAGCGCAGAAGGTGCGGTGA